A section of the Chloroflexota bacterium genome encodes:
- a CDS encoding ABC transporter ATP-binding protein — MALLEVAELRAGYGDTEIVHGADLAIDEGEIVTIIGPNGSGKSTLMKALVGIVPATHGSIRFDGRRINDLRPDLRIPLGICYVPQTDNVFPRLTVLENLEMGGYLRKGGIRERIAEMFDLFPDLADRRSVPAGSLSGGQRQMMAVARALMLEPRLLLLDEPSAGLSPRLALSVFDMVERINSTGVAILMIEHRTKQALAISHRGYVLATGQVRMEAPGPQLAVDEQVGLLYLGRA, encoded by the coding sequence ATGGCTTTGCTGGAGGTCGCGGAGCTGCGTGCCGGATACGGCGATACCGAAATCGTTCACGGCGCCGACCTGGCTATCGACGAGGGCGAAATCGTCACGATCATCGGTCCCAACGGGTCCGGCAAATCGACCCTCATGAAGGCACTGGTTGGAATCGTGCCCGCCACCCACGGGTCGATCCGCTTCGACGGTCGCCGAATCAATGACCTGCGTCCCGACCTGCGCATCCCGCTGGGCATCTGCTACGTCCCGCAAACCGACAACGTCTTCCCCCGACTGACGGTGCTGGAGAACTTGGAGATGGGCGGCTACCTGCGCAAGGGCGGAATCCGCGAGCGCATCGCGGAGATGTTCGACCTATTCCCGGACCTGGCCGACCGGCGTTCGGTGCCGGCCGGATCGCTCTCGGGCGGCCAGCGCCAGATGATGGCGGTTGCCCGCGCGCTGATGCTCGAACCGCGGCTGCTGCTTTTGGACGAGCCGTCGGCGGGGCTCTCACCGCGGTTGGCCCTATCCGTTTTCGACATGGTGGAACGGATCAATTCCACCGGCGTGGCGATCCTGATGATCGAACACCGCACAAAGCAGGCGCTGGCGATATCGCACCGCGGTTACGTGCTGGCGACGGGCCAGGTGCGGATGGAGGCTCCCGGGCCCCAGCTTGCCGTTGACGAGCAGGTCGGCCTGCTCTATCTGGGAAGGGCCTGA
- a CDS encoding branched-chain amino acid ABC transporter permease, whose product MLAAILRVLASPAARRLSRAAQLVAAIAFGAAAASQIDLAVNGMFLGSILALGAIGITLIYGVLRFANIAQGDMMTFGAYLAFFLLVSVLPEHAGLGPFTFGFPLLLAIPISMAGVAALAVGMEILVFRRLRLRRANLVTIEIASLGLAIAVRGVVQMIWDTPVRYYPHEGRDHYSLPAGISIAPNHLFVAGAALLLAIGLHLLLTRTKSGKAMRATSDNPDLARASGIDTDRVLLWTWAIGGLLAGAAGVLLVIFNATSQLKPTIGFQLLVPLFAAVVVGGIGNPYGAFLGAMLIGISMEVSTAWALPTYKPAIAFLVMVLVLLFRPHGLLGARD is encoded by the coding sequence GTGCTGGCCGCAATCCTGCGGGTGCTCGCAAGCCCGGCGGCGCGCCGCCTGAGCCGCGCCGCCCAGCTGGTAGCCGCCATCGCCTTCGGGGCCGCCGCCGCCAGCCAGATTGATCTGGCGGTCAACGGCATGTTCCTGGGCAGCATCCTCGCGCTGGGCGCGATTGGGATCACATTGATCTACGGCGTGCTCCGTTTCGCCAACATCGCCCAGGGCGACATGATGACCTTCGGCGCCTACCTGGCGTTTTTCCTGCTGGTGAGCGTGCTGCCGGAGCACGCCGGTCTGGGGCCTTTCACGTTCGGGTTTCCGCTGCTGCTGGCGATTCCGATCAGCATGGCCGGGGTTGCCGCGCTGGCGGTGGGGATGGAGATCCTGGTCTTCCGGCGCCTGCGCCTGCGGCGCGCCAACCTAGTTACGATCGAGATCGCCTCGCTGGGCCTGGCCATAGCGGTCCGCGGAGTGGTGCAGATGATCTGGGACACCCCGGTGCGTTATTACCCGCACGAGGGGCGCGACCACTATTCGCTGCCGGCCGGCATCAGCATCGCGCCCAATCACCTCTTCGTCGCCGGTGCGGCGCTGCTGCTGGCAATCGGCCTGCACCTGCTATTGACCCGGACCAAGTCGGGCAAGGCGATGCGGGCCACCTCGGACAATCCGGATCTCGCCCGCGCCAGCGGGATCGACACCGACCGGGTGCTGCTCTGGACCTGGGCCATCGGCGGTCTTCTGGCCGGCGCGGCCGGGGTGCTGCTGGTCATCTTCAACGCCACCTCGCAACTCAAGCCCACCATCGGCTTCCAGTTGCTGGTGCCGCTTTTTGCGGCGGTGGTCGTCGGCGGCATCGGAAATCCCTACGGGGCGTTCCTGGGGGCGATGCTGATCGGAATCTCGATGGAGGTGTCGACCGCCTGGGCGCTGCCGACCTACAAGCCGGCGATCGCGTTTCTGGTAATGGTCCTGGTTCTGCTGTTCCGGCCTCACGGACTGCTCGGGGCAAGGGACTGA
- a CDS encoding branched-chain amino acid ABC transporter permease: MLEYLTAFLILVGVYSVFTLGLNLHWGYTGLFNIGVAGFFALGAYTAALVTIRPPFPDQGEDYLYAGDLANRLDAVAAIAPFDLWFPIALLAASLVAALVAVAVGAITIRLRGDYLAIATLGIAESVRLLFLNESWLSNGSRGIYTIPRVLGELAAPQDYDRVYLVVVLAVFVILFAIVRTLVRSPWGRVLRAIREDEVTAQACGKDIFRFKLQAFVLGAIIMAIGGALYAFNIRAISPIAFTPLLGTFIIWAMLVVGGSGRLYGPIAGAFVVWAIWSGSQFTPNALGLLPEALGAPILAALETIGLANVRYFAIGALVVLVLLYAPAGITPALDRYRRRLGRNRERGEAEPG; the protein is encoded by the coding sequence ATGCTCGAGTACCTGACCGCATTCCTGATCCTGGTCGGGGTCTATTCGGTATTCACGCTGGGGCTGAACCTGCACTGGGGCTACACCGGCCTTTTCAACATCGGCGTGGCCGGATTCTTCGCGCTCGGCGCCTACACCGCAGCGTTGGTCACGATCCGGCCGCCGTTCCCCGACCAGGGCGAGGACTATCTTTACGCGGGGGACCTGGCGAACCGGCTGGATGCGGTAGCGGCGATCGCCCCGTTCGATCTCTGGTTCCCCATCGCGCTGCTGGCAGCGTCGCTGGTGGCGGCGCTGGTGGCGGTGGCGGTCGGGGCGATCACGATCCGGCTGCGCGGCGATTACCTGGCGATCGCGACCCTGGGCATTGCGGAAAGCGTGCGCCTGCTCTTTCTGAACGAGAGCTGGCTCAGCAACGGCAGCCGCGGCATCTACACGATTCCGCGCGTACTCGGCGAACTGGCCGCGCCGCAGGATTACGACCGGGTTTATCTGGTAGTCGTTCTGGCCGTTTTCGTGATTCTGTTTGCGATCGTGCGGACGCTGGTACGCTCCCCCTGGGGGCGGGTCCTGCGGGCGATCCGCGAGGACGAGGTCACCGCTCAGGCCTGCGGGAAAGACATCTTCCGGTTCAAGCTGCAGGCCTTCGTCCTCGGCGCGATCATCATGGCGATCGGCGGCGCCCTTTATGCGTTCAACATACGCGCCATCTCGCCGATAGCGTTTACGCCCCTGCTGGGCACGTTCATCATCTGGGCGATGTTGGTCGTCGGCGGCAGCGGGCGACTCTACGGGCCGATAGCCGGCGCGTTCGTCGTCTGGGCCATTTGGAGCGGGTCGCAATTTACTCCCAACGCCCTGGGACTGCTGCCCGAAGCGCTCGGCGCCCCGATACTGGCCGCGCTGGAAACGATCGGCCTGGCCAACGTCCGCTACTTTGCAATCGGCGCGCTGGTGGTGCTGGTCCTGCTTTACGCGCCCGCCGGAATCACCCCGGCCCTGGACCGGTACCGCCGTCGCCTGGGGCGAAACCGGGAGCGGGGCGAAGCCGAACCCGGGTGA
- a CDS encoding ABC transporter substrate-binding protein — MRALRLVKLILLATLFCLAITGCDLTESEPEPTPAPAPPATAPAPASEPAPPPAEEPAEPAPAPEPAPEPAPAPGPVKIGSLMDLTGELGEFGGPMDQAVRLAAEHVNAAGGVLDGRMIEILTEDGATSDVISVDAARKLVNVEGVSALVGPLSSGITLAIANAVTVPNQVPQISPSATAPSLTLLEDDDFVFRTAPSDAFQGVVLADLAWELGYRNAAVLFINNAYGQGLADQFAESFAALGGQVTAVAHESGQPSYASELAQASANGPDVLIAVSYPVSAGVYIREAIDSGAADTFLFVDGSRSEDLIAAVGAEDLEGAYGTAPGAVDNEGTQRFDAEFAAFAPDAGGIFLRESYDAAILFALAIEAAGSDDPVAVRDALRAVAGGSGVEIGPGAAEIARALELLRDGQEINYQGASGPVDLDANGDVSGAMEIWKIENGQIVSERVISE, encoded by the coding sequence ATGAGAGCGCTTCGACTCGTCAAACTGATTCTGCTGGCGACGCTGTTTTGCTTGGCGATCACGGGTTGTGATTTGACCGAGTCAGAACCCGAGCCGACCCCGGCGCCGGCACCGCCGGCGACTGCTCCGGCTCCTGCCTCCGAACCCGCTCCGCCGCCGGCCGAGGAACCGGCCGAACCGGCCCCTGCACCCGAGCCCGCGCCGGAACCGGCTCCCGCGCCCGGTCCGGTCAAGATTGGTTCGCTTATGGACCTGACCGGTGAGTTGGGCGAATTCGGCGGTCCGATGGACCAGGCTGTCCGGCTGGCCGCCGAACACGTGAACGCGGCCGGTGGCGTCCTGGACGGTCGCATGATCGAAATCCTCACCGAGGACGGGGCTACCAGCGACGTGATCTCGGTCGACGCGGCCCGCAAGCTGGTGAACGTGGAGGGCGTATCGGCCCTGGTCGGGCCGCTCTCCAGCGGGATTACCCTGGCGATCGCCAACGCGGTCACGGTGCCCAACCAGGTGCCGCAGATCTCACCCTCGGCGACCGCGCCGTCGCTTACCTTGCTTGAGGATGACGACTTCGTATTCCGGACCGCCCCGTCGGACGCGTTCCAGGGCGTGGTGCTGGCCGACCTGGCCTGGGAACTGGGATACCGGAATGCAGCCGTGCTTTTCATCAATAACGCCTACGGCCAAGGACTGGCCGACCAGTTCGCCGAGTCCTTTGCGGCGCTCGGCGGCCAGGTCACGGCGGTTGCCCACGAGTCAGGCCAGCCCTCCTACGCATCCGAACTGGCCCAGGCCAGCGCGAACGGTCCCGACGTGCTGATCGCGGTCAGCTATCCGGTAAGCGCCGGCGTTTACATCCGTGAAGCCATCGACAGCGGCGCGGCCGACACTTTCCTGTTCGTCGACGGCAGCCGCTCCGAGGACCTGATCGCCGCGGTCGGCGCCGAGGACCTGGAGGGCGCCTACGGGACCGCCCCGGGCGCAGTCGACAACGAGGGCACCCAGCGGTTCGACGCCGAATTCGCGGCGTTCGCCCCCGATGCCGGGGGGATTTTCCTGCGCGAGTCCTACGACGCCGCGATCCTTTTCGCGCTGGCCATTGAAGCCGCCGGGTCGGACGACCCGGTAGCCGTCCGCGACGCCTTGCGCGCGGTTGCCGGCGGATCCGGCGTAGAAATCGGGCCCGGTGCGGCCGAGATCGCCCGCGCCCTTGAACTGCTGCGCGACGGCCAGGAGATCAACTACCAAGGGGCCAGCGGCCCGGTCGATTTGGACGCCAACGGCGACGTCAGCGGGGCGATGGAAATCTGGAAGATCGAAAACGGCCAGATCGTCAGCGAGCGCGTGATTAGCGAATAG
- a CDS encoding GyrI-like domain-containing protein, translating to MDPKLHPAGFESPRPQTVQDFRSRVVFGNLGRQSGIARVASWIASPNPPRTDALAGRQAVAQADDVYTRTAHSAWRHSTARPISEREETAIKQEFSTREIPSQPILGIRASTTMEQVPQLLGELFAEVYEFIQDQGQQPVGMPLTLYHSMEGDGLELECAMPVAAGIAGSGRITAGELPATLAAITTHIGPYDELPGAWSNLTDWMESQGLAPAGAPWEVYVTDPGAEPDPAKWRTDIVFPVSR from the coding sequence GTGGACCCAAAGCTACATCCGGCCGGTTTCGAGTCGCCCCGGCCGCAAACGGTGCAAGATTTCCGGTCCCGGGTCGTATTCGGCAACTTGGGCCGGCAATCAGGAATCGCGCGGGTTGCCAGCTGGATCGCGTCGCCGAACCCTCCACGGACCGACGCCCTGGCGGGACGACAGGCGGTAGCCCAAGCAGATGATGTCTACACTCGCACGGCGCATTCGGCTTGGCGGCACAGCACCGCGCGGCCAATTTCAGAACGAGAGGAAACTGCCATCAAACAGGAGTTTTCGACCCGCGAGATTCCGTCGCAACCAATCTTGGGAATCAGGGCCTCAACCACGATGGAGCAAGTCCCGCAGTTGCTGGGCGAACTCTTCGCGGAGGTCTACGAATTCATCCAAGACCAGGGCCAGCAGCCGGTCGGCATGCCGCTGACGCTTTACCACTCGATGGAGGGCGATGGACTCGAGCTGGAGTGCGCCATGCCGGTCGCTGCCGGAATCGCCGGATCAGGCCGGATCACCGCCGGTGAACTTCCGGCCACGCTGGCGGCCATCACGACCCACATCGGTCCCTATGACGAGCTGCCCGGGGCGTGGTCGAATCTGACCGATTGGATGGAGAGCCAGGGGCTTGCCCCCGCCGGCGCTCCGTGGGAGGTCTACGTGACCGATCCGGGTGCCGAGCCGGATCCAGCCAAATGGCGAACGGATATCGTTTTCCCGGTCAGCAGATGA
- a CDS encoding DUF3574 domain-containing protein, which produces MAAVCITALSFALAACNPLNGTECGTGTEPFVEYQLFMGRGGVAGEVVSDEDWDEFLATSVTPRFPDGLTVIDGFGQWRDAAGQIKQERTKILVLYAVGDESSLRADIDAISSEYEQRFDQESVLRVVDQACVSFS; this is translated from the coding sequence GTGGCCGCCGTCTGTATCACGGCCTTGTCATTCGCCCTGGCCGCATGCAATCCCCTGAACGGAACCGAATGCGGGACCGGTACCGAACCGTTCGTCGAATACCAGCTTTTCATGGGGCGCGGTGGCGTGGCCGGCGAGGTCGTCAGCGATGAAGACTGGGACGAATTCTTGGCCACCTCGGTCACGCCGCGGTTCCCGGACGGCCTGACCGTAATCGACGGATTCGGCCAATGGCGCGATGCCGCCGGCCAGATCAAACAGGAACGAACCAAGATCCTGGTCCTGTACGCGGTCGGGGACGAGAGTTCATTGCGCGCCGACATCGACGCCATATCAAGCGAGTACGAGCAGCGGTTCGATCAGGAGTCGGTGCTCCGGGTAGTCGATCAGGCCTGCGTTTCGTTCTCCTGA
- a CDS encoding fatty acid desaturase: MAVTGEVDSQYRPLAEVRQELRVKWYRSPIEGRVLRELSRRSDRKGFVQAGGHLALFLASGGLTYFLWLQEIWIAFLAALFVHGTIASFWVGVAGHELDHGTVFKTKWLNKFFLYLFSTISWFDPFDYAASHTYHHRYTLHPEGDREVLLPISPTVGRTFLIQLFTINLSTPPDRTLSKGGLFATILTTARSALGPAGAKRFPSNEWLNSVHQDQPRQHMRSAWFSRWQLFFHAAVLVVSIATGQWVWILLLTVSSSIGNWARHLCVMPQHCGLMDKTPDFRKSVRSMTMIWPLEFLYWNMNWHLEHHMYAGVPCYNLKKLHRAVAHDMPKPRTLVSAWREMFHVWNRQQEEPDYQFDTPLPEGAGKIGREKPDALEASIGDLAPKELA, translated from the coding sequence GTGGCAGTTACCGGGGAAGTCGATTCCCAATACCGCCCGTTGGCGGAAGTGCGCCAGGAATTGCGCGTCAAGTGGTACCGCAGTCCAATCGAGGGCCGCGTCCTGCGCGAACTCTCGCGGCGCAGCGACCGGAAAGGATTCGTCCAGGCCGGCGGGCACCTTGCCCTATTCCTGGCCAGCGGCGGACTGACCTATTTCCTGTGGCTGCAAGAAATCTGGATTGCGTTTCTGGCGGCCCTGTTCGTGCACGGAACCATCGCCAGCTTCTGGGTTGGAGTCGCCGGCCACGAGCTTGACCATGGAACAGTTTTCAAAACCAAATGGCTGAACAAATTCTTCCTGTATTTGTTCAGCACAATCAGTTGGTTCGATCCCTTCGACTACGCCGCCAGCCACACTTATCACCACCGCTACACCCTGCACCCCGAGGGCGACCGCGAGGTGCTGTTGCCGATCAGCCCAACCGTTGGCCGGACGTTCCTGATCCAGCTTTTTACTATCAATCTCTCCACCCCTCCCGACCGCACGCTGTCCAAAGGCGGACTCTTCGCGACCATCCTGACCACGGCCCGCTCGGCCCTGGGGCCGGCCGGTGCGAAAAGGTTCCCCAGCAACGAGTGGCTCAATTCGGTCCACCAGGACCAGCCGCGCCAGCACATGCGCTCCGCCTGGTTCTCGCGCTGGCAACTTTTCTTTCACGCCGCGGTACTGGTGGTCTCGATCGCCACCGGCCAATGGGTTTGGATTCTGCTGCTGACAGTCTCCTCGAGCATCGGCAACTGGGCCCGCCACCTCTGCGTCATGCCGCAGCACTGCGGTCTAATGGACAAAACCCCCGACTTTCGCAAAAGCGTGCGCTCGATGACCATGATCTGGCCGCTTGAGTTCCTCTACTGGAACATGAACTGGCACCTCGAGCACCACATGTACGCGGGCGTACCTTGCTACAACCTGAAAAAGCTCCACCGCGCGGTCGCCCACGACATGCCGAAGCCGCGCACTTTGGTCAGCGCCTGGCGCGAGATGTTCCATGTCTGGAACCGCCAGCAGGAAGAGCCCGACTACCAGTTCGACACGCCGCTTCCGGAAGGGGCCGGGAAAATCGGCCGCGAAAAACCAGACGCCCTCGAGGCTTCAATCGGCGACCTGGCGCCCAAGGAGCTGGCCTGA
- a CDS encoding fatty acid desaturase: protein MATAEDSGYKPLADVRKSLRIEWYRSPIDRTVLKELSRRSDLQGWIQAGGHLALFALTGALTYFFWWQHIWIGFFVALFLHGTIGSFFVGTNPHELGHGSVFRTKWLNRWFNYVFCMLAWYDPFDYNVSHTFHHRYTLHPEGDREVLLPLKPTVGKFFLVQLFTVNVFTQPGRTLAKGGLLSTIIFTVRTAFGVHGPMKIPSHEWLKAIHADQPKEFRKSIVWARWQLVFHGAILVFAIATGQWVLPIILSLFPFIANWATYFVGLPMHCGLMDKTPDFRKCVRTITIPWPLEFIYWHMNWHLEHHMYAGVPCYNLSKLHKAIAHDVPEPRTLIGAWREMWYIWDRQQEDPSYQFDTPLPATAQRTREDEQDELDRSIADLAPEGLR, encoded by the coding sequence ATGGCAACGGCGGAAGATTCCGGTTACAAGCCGCTGGCCGACGTACGCAAGAGCCTGCGGATCGAATGGTACCGGTCCCCGATTGACCGGACGGTGCTCAAGGAACTCTCGCGGCGCAGCGACCTGCAGGGCTGGATCCAGGCCGGCGGGCACCTGGCGCTCTTCGCGCTCACCGGCGCGCTGACCTACTTCTTCTGGTGGCAGCACATCTGGATTGGGTTCTTCGTCGCGCTGTTCCTGCACGGCACGATCGGCAGTTTTTTCGTCGGCACCAATCCACACGAACTCGGACACGGATCGGTGTTCAGGACCAAGTGGCTAAACCGGTGGTTCAATTACGTTTTCTGCATGCTGGCCTGGTACGACCCCTTCGACTACAACGTCAGCCACACCTTCCACCACCGATACACCCTGCACCCCGAAGGCGACCGCGAGGTCCTGCTGCCGCTCAAACCGACGGTCGGCAAGTTTTTCCTGGTGCAGCTGTTTACGGTGAACGTCTTCACCCAACCGGGCCGGACCCTTGCCAAGGGCGGCCTGCTGTCGACCATCATCTTCACCGTCCGCACCGCTTTCGGCGTGCACGGTCCGATGAAGATACCGTCCCACGAATGGCTCAAGGCGATCCACGCCGACCAGCCGAAGGAATTCCGCAAGTCGATAGTCTGGGCCCGCTGGCAGCTGGTATTCCACGGCGCGATCCTCGTGTTTGCCATAGCTACCGGGCAGTGGGTGCTGCCGATCATCCTCAGCCTGTTTCCCTTCATCGCGAATTGGGCCACCTATTTCGTCGGCCTGCCCATGCACTGCGGACTCATGGACAAAACCCCCGACTTTCGAAAGTGCGTGCGCACGATCACGATTCCCTGGCCGCTTGAGTTCATCTACTGGCACATGAACTGGCACCTGGAGCATCACATGTACGCCGGCGTCCCGTGCTACAACCTCAGCAAGCTGCACAAGGCGATCGCCCACGACGTGCCCGAACCGCGTACCCTGATCGGCGCCTGGCGTGAAATGTGGTACATCTGGGACCGCCAGCAGGAAGATCCCAGCTACCAGTTCGACACTCCGTTGCCGGCTACGGCGCAGCGGACCCGCGAAGACGAGCAGGACGAGCTGGACCGTTCGATCGCCGACCTCGCGCCCGAAGGCCTGCGCTGA
- a CDS encoding DUF1801 domain-containing protein — MSQNKTQKTGASVEEFLESVASPRRREDGFAVLAMMREITGLEPEMWGPSIIGFGDYHYKYESGREGDFFLTGFSPRKQSLTLYIMSGLEGHEDLLEKLGKHRTGAACLYINKLADVDTDILRDLIRISFESAQADLTT, encoded by the coding sequence GTGAGCCAGAACAAGACCCAGAAGACCGGCGCCAGCGTTGAGGAGTTTCTGGAGTCCGTCGCCAGTCCGCGACGCCGCGAGGACGGGTTCGCGGTCTTGGCGATGATGCGTGAAATCACCGGTCTCGAACCGGAAATGTGGGGACCGAGCATCATCGGGTTCGGCGATTACCACTACAAGTACGAATCGGGTCGCGAGGGCGACTTTTTCCTGACCGGGTTTTCACCGCGCAAGCAGAGTCTCACGCTTTACATCATGAGTGGCCTCGAAGGACACGAAGACCTGCTGGAGAAACTCGGCAAGCACCGTACCGGCGCGGCTTGTCTTTACATAAACAAGCTTGCCGACGTGGACACCGACATCCTGCGGGACCTCATCCGAATCTCCTTCGAGAGCGCCCAGGCGGATCTAACGACCTGA